From the Gordonia bronchialis DSM 43247 genome, one window contains:
- a CDS encoding sigma-70 family RNA polymerase sigma factor — protein MSRSTLARSTTTTGFADDATRTRPAMTEQDLDAQSPAADLVRVYLNGIGRTALLNAEQEVELAKQIEAGLYAKHVLATKKRLSAAKKRDLAIVVREGEAARAHLLEANLRLVVSLAKRYTGRGMPLLDLIQEGNLGLIRAMEKFDYAKGFKFSTYATWWIRQAITRGMADQSRTIRLPVHLVEQVNKLARIKRELHQQLGREATDEELANESGIPAEKIADLLDHSRDPVSLDMPVGSDEEAPLGDFIEDAEATSAESAVIAGLMHTDVRAVLATLDEREQQVIRMRYGLDDGQPRTLDQIGRMFGLSRERVRQIEREVMGKLRQGDRAERLRAYAS, from the coding sequence ATGTCACGCTCGACACTTGCACGTTCAACCACGACCACTGGATTCGCCGACGACGCGACTCGTACCCGCCCTGCCATGACCGAGCAGGACCTCGATGCCCAATCCCCCGCCGCCGACCTCGTCCGCGTCTATCTGAACGGGATCGGCCGCACGGCTCTGCTCAACGCCGAGCAGGAAGTGGAACTGGCCAAGCAGATCGAGGCGGGCCTCTACGCGAAGCATGTGCTGGCCACCAAGAAGCGGTTGTCGGCGGCCAAGAAGCGTGATCTGGCCATCGTCGTCCGGGAGGGCGAGGCGGCCCGCGCCCATCTGCTCGAGGCCAACCTGCGCCTGGTCGTGTCCCTGGCCAAGCGTTACACCGGCCGTGGCATGCCGCTGCTCGACCTCATCCAGGAGGGCAACCTCGGGCTGATCCGCGCGATGGAGAAGTTCGACTACGCCAAGGGTTTCAAGTTCTCGACGTACGCCACCTGGTGGATCCGGCAGGCCATCACCCGCGGTATGGCCGATCAGTCCCGCACCATCCGGCTCCCCGTCCACCTCGTCGAGCAGGTGAACAAGCTCGCGCGCATCAAGCGTGAACTGCATCAGCAGCTCGGTCGCGAGGCCACCGACGAGGAACTGGCCAACGAGTCGGGTATCCCGGCAGAGAAGATTGCCGATCTGCTCGATCACAGCCGCGACCCGGTGAGCCTCGACATGCCGGTCGGCAGCGACGAGGAGGCACCGCTCGGTGACTTCATCGAGGACGCCGAGGCGACCTCGGCAGAGAGCGCCGTCATCGCCGGGCTGATGCACACCGATGTCCGCGCCGTGCTCGCCACGCTCGACGAGCGCGAACAGCAGGTCATCCGGATGCGCTACGGACTCGACGACGGGCAGCCACGCACCCTCGATCAGATCGGCCGGATGTTCGGTCTGTCCCGTGAGCGTGTCCGTCAGATCGAGCGCGAGGTGATGGGCAAGCTGCGCCAGGGCGATCGCGCGGAACGCCTGCGCGCCTACGCCAGCTGA
- a CDS encoding sulfite exporter TauE/SafE family protein produces MRTIVLIALVGFAAQLVDGSLGMAYGVTTTTLLLAIGTNPAAASATVHLAEIGTTLVSGVSHWKFGNVDWRVVRRIAIPGAVGAFLGATILSQLSTEAAAPVMAVILLLLGLYILLRFTFQGIPRHHLGKPLRKRFLGPLGFVAGFVDATGGGGWGPVGTPAILASGRLEPRKVIGSIDTSEFIIAVAASLGFLFSLGSQGINFAWVGAILVGGVVAAPIAAWLVRHIPPRLLGASVGGLIVLTNARSLLKSDLIDASAPVRTAFYVVISIAWAAAFAYSLRAYLRDRESESSDAVSELREQQEAVAEGRPTAAAAG; encoded by the coding sequence ATGCGCACCATCGTTCTCATCGCCCTGGTCGGTTTTGCCGCCCAACTCGTCGACGGCAGCCTCGGCATGGCCTACGGCGTCACCACGACGACGCTGCTCCTGGCGATCGGCACCAACCCGGCCGCCGCGTCGGCCACCGTGCACCTCGCCGAGATCGGGACCACCCTCGTATCGGGTGTCTCGCACTGGAAGTTCGGCAACGTCGACTGGCGTGTGGTGCGGCGGATCGCGATCCCCGGTGCCGTGGGCGCCTTCCTGGGTGCCACCATCCTGTCGCAGCTGTCCACCGAGGCGGCTGCCCCGGTCATGGCCGTGATCCTGCTGCTTCTCGGCCTCTACATCCTGCTGCGTTTCACCTTCCAGGGCATCCCTCGTCATCACCTGGGCAAGCCGCTGCGTAAGCGGTTCCTCGGTCCCCTCGGCTTCGTCGCCGGCTTCGTCGACGCCACCGGCGGCGGCGGATGGGGCCCGGTGGGCACCCCGGCGATCCTGGCCAGCGGACGCCTCGAGCCGCGCAAGGTCATCGGATCGATCGACACCAGCGAGTTCATCATCGCGGTCGCGGCCAGCCTCGGATTCCTGTTCAGCCTCGGATCGCAGGGCATCAACTTCGCGTGGGTCGGTGCCATCCTCGTCGGCGGCGTCGTCGCGGCCCCTATCGCTGCCTGGCTGGTCCGGCACATCCCGCCGCGACTGCTCGGTGCCTCGGTGGGTGGTCTGATCGTTCTGACCAACGCCCGCAGCCTGCTCAAGAGCGATCTGATCGACGCGTCGGCGCCGGTGCGCACCGCGTTCTACGTGGTCATCAGCATCGCCTGGGCGGCAGCCTTCGCCTACTCCCTGCGTGCGTACCTGCGCGATCGGGAGAGCGAGTCCTCGGACGCGGTCAGCGAACTGCGCGAACAGCAGGAGGCGGTCGCCGAGGGCCGTCCGACCGCGGCGGCCGCCGGTTAG
- a CDS encoding DUF7455 domain-containing protein: protein MTDTATTAPISMPLTAADRCDRCGAAAKVRAVLPTGGELLFCRHHFNEHEARLVELSATVVESAGELV, encoded by the coding sequence ATGACAGACACTGCCACCACAGCCCCGATCTCCATGCCGCTCACCGCTGCCGATCGCTGCGATCGCTGCGGCGCCGCGGCCAAGGTACGCGCCGTTCTCCCCACGGGAGGCGAGCTTCTCTTCTGCCGTCATCACTTCAACGAGCATGAAGCGCGCCTCGTGGAACTCAGTGCGACCGTCGTGGAGTCCGCGGGCGAACTCGTCTAG
- a CDS encoding DUF4193 domain-containing protein, giving the protein MATDYDAPRRTETEDLNEDSLEELKARRSEAQSAAVDVDESDTAESFELPGADLSGEELSVRVIPKQADEFTCTSCFLVYHRSRLARENGSSMICVDCA; this is encoded by the coding sequence ATGGCTACTGATTACGACGCGCCCCGACGCACCGAGACCGAGGACCTCAACGAGGACTCGCTCGAGGAACTGAAGGCACGGCGCAGCGAGGCGCAATCCGCTGCGGTCGATGTCGACGAGAGCGACACCGCCGAATCCTTCGAACTGCCCGGCGCCGATCTGTCGGGCGAGGAGCTGTCGGTCCGGGTGATCCCCAAGCAGGCCGACGAATTCACTTGCACCAGCTGCTTTCTCGTCTACCACCGCAGCCGTCTGGCTCGCGAGAACGGCAGCTCGATGATCTGCGTGGACTGCGCCTGA
- a CDS encoding DUF3039 domain-containing protein has protein sequence MGTETIERPDLDEWSDTKTDERPDADATDRGDDDRPKFFHYVKKEKIAESAVMGTYVVALCGETFPVTRSAKPGSPVCPKCKKIYGRMRKS, from the coding sequence ATGGGAACCGAAACCATCGAACGCCCGGACCTCGACGAGTGGTCCGACACCAAGACCGACGAACGCCCGGATGCCGACGCCACCGATCGCGGGGACGACGACCGGCCGAAGTTCTTCCACTACGTCAAGAAGGAGAAGATCGCCGAGAGCGCGGTCATGGGCACCTACGTGGTGGCGCTGTGCGGGGAGACCTTCCCGGTGACCCGCTCGGCCAAGCCGGGATCACCGGTGTGTCCCAAGTGCAAGAAGATCTACGGCCGCATGCGCAAGAGCTGA
- a CDS encoding inositol monophosphatase family protein, translated as MNSPAEQRPANDDLEAIARSVAQAAAEHVRSRRPELFGSSADPAADTIPAVSTKSTVPTVPTVSTKSTETDPVTVADTETEHLIRSLLRTARPDDEVLGEEAGGSVDVPSGVRWVVDPIDGTVNFMYGVPAYAVSVAAQIDGQSVAGAVVDVARGLTYSAARGGGAYLHGADGTRIRLSCNEIDRADLALVATGFGYEATRRRIQGEIVAGLLPRVRDIRRIGAAALDLCMVASGAVDAHYEHGLSPWDWAAGALIAAEAGAVVHIPPPDSRSSEGYLTLATAPGIATELVSILDELGARDRVA; from the coding sequence GTGAACTCACCCGCCGAACAGCGACCCGCGAACGACGACCTCGAGGCGATTGCGAGGTCGGTGGCACAGGCGGCGGCCGAACACGTCCGCAGCCGGCGACCCGAACTCTTCGGTTCGAGCGCCGATCCTGCCGCGGACACCATTCCCGCCGTGTCGACGAAGTCGACCGTGCCCACCGTGCCCACCGTGTCGACGAAGTCGACGGAAACCGATCCGGTGACGGTCGCCGACACCGAGACCGAGCACCTCATCCGGTCACTGCTGCGCACCGCGCGACCCGACGACGAGGTGCTCGGCGAGGAAGCCGGCGGCAGCGTCGATGTACCGTCCGGTGTGCGGTGGGTCGTCGACCCCATCGACGGCACGGTGAACTTCATGTACGGGGTGCCCGCGTATGCGGTCTCGGTGGCCGCGCAGATCGACGGGCAGTCGGTCGCCGGTGCTGTCGTCGACGTCGCCCGCGGACTCACCTACAGCGCCGCGCGCGGAGGTGGTGCCTACCTCCACGGCGCCGACGGCACACGAATTCGGTTGTCCTGCAATGAGATCGATCGTGCAGATCTCGCTCTGGTCGCCACCGGATTCGGCTATGAGGCCACGCGCAGGCGGATTCAGGGCGAGATTGTCGCCGGGCTGTTGCCGCGGGTGCGTGACATCCGCCGGATCGGGGCGGCCGCCCTTGACCTGTGCATGGTCGCCAGCGGGGCCGTGGACGCGCACTACGAACACGGTCTGAGCCCCTGGGACTGGGCGGCCGGCGCCCTGATCGCCGCCGAGGCGGGCGCGGTGGTTCACATCCCGCCGCCGGACTCGCGGTCCTCGGAGGGATATCTCACCCTGGCGACCGCCCCGGGTATCGCTACCGAACTGGTGTCCATCCTCGACGAACTCGGCGCACGCGACCGCGTCGCCTGA
- the cei gene encoding envelope integrity protein Cei, protein MVSQITTGYPADENGRSYRRRRYAPAIIVTVVLVIVGVVVWVVALSDTQASSAPTDCNQPTPATSTPGETPAATPAAPVRLDAVARADMLEVSPAPLSTFQVRVLNASGERGVARSVADDLSGQGFNPAPDNPYGDDTVYPNRDLHCVAQIRFGPAGRAGAAAVWLAFPCAQLVNDNRRGTTVDVALGEYYKSSELSQDTLAALEVLRTADPKKPETGVDPALLKAVHSSTC, encoded by the coding sequence GTGGTGTCGCAGATTACGACCGGGTATCCGGCCGACGAGAACGGTCGGTCCTACCGGCGCCGACGTTATGCGCCGGCGATCATCGTGACCGTTGTGCTGGTGATCGTCGGGGTCGTGGTGTGGGTGGTGGCCCTCTCCGATACGCAGGCGTCGTCTGCGCCGACCGACTGCAACCAACCGACGCCGGCGACATCCACCCCCGGTGAGACGCCCGCGGCGACCCCGGCAGCACCGGTGCGCCTCGATGCGGTTGCCCGCGCGGACATGCTCGAGGTGTCCCCCGCCCCGCTGTCGACGTTCCAGGTGCGGGTGCTCAACGCCTCCGGCGAGCGCGGCGTGGCGCGATCGGTGGCCGACGACCTCAGCGGTCAGGGATTCAATCCGGCCCCCGACAACCCCTATGGCGACGACACGGTCTACCCGAACCGCGATCTGCATTGTGTGGCGCAGATCCGGTTCGGTCCGGCCGGCCGGGCCGGGGCGGCAGCGGTCTGGCTCGCGTTCCCGTGCGCCCAGCTGGTGAACGACAACCGGCGCGGGACCACGGTGGACGTGGCCCTCGGCGAGTACTACAAGAGCAGCGAGCTGTCCCAAGACACCCTCGCCGCCCTCGAGGTGCTGCGCACCGCCGACCCCAAGAAGCCGGAAACCGGCGTGGACCCGGCACTGCTGAAAGCGGTGCACTCGTCCACCTGCTGA
- a CDS encoding DUF3099 domain-containing protein: MNDQTAHGAPSSHGRGHHVPAETFLITDAQESYEAQHRARVRKYLTLMAFRVPALVIAGIVYSSTGNGLLALGIVVLSIPLPWVAVLVANDRPPRKRGAVPHYLHGVDHSVFGPQELNPTTESDPREPDSRRPDSRTIDSHTVDPDS, translated from the coding sequence ATGAACGATCAGACCGCGCACGGGGCCCCGTCGTCGCATGGCCGCGGACATCATGTGCCGGCGGAGACCTTCCTCATCACCGACGCGCAGGAATCCTACGAGGCCCAGCACCGGGCTCGGGTGCGCAAATACCTGACGCTGATGGCCTTCCGGGTGCCCGCCCTGGTGATTGCGGGCATCGTGTACAGCTCGACCGGGAACGGGCTCCTCGCGCTCGGCATCGTCGTGCTGTCGATCCCGCTGCCGTGGGTGGCCGTCCTGGTGGCCAACGACCGGCCGCCACGCAAACGCGGCGCAGTACCGCACTATCTGCACGGCGTCGACCATTCGGTCTTCGGCCCGCAGGAACTGAACCCCACCACCGAGTCCGACCCACGTGAGCCGGACTCCCGACGCCCGGACTCCCGGACCATCGATTCGCACACCGTCGATCCGGATTCCTGA
- a CDS encoding YihY/virulence factor BrkB family protein, which translates to MRSGTTSRPTAPLRGNTLPEGPTAAPTDPIRVRRPAPAESADLPIDDRRPAENDRHVPSPPAPSGHAPSRPGHDQPLDHPDDDTEPGARLPVLRNLHRLAWRTTVNAWDHGIVGWSAQAAFWQALSLPPLLLGLLGSVGYIAGWFGPDTVDVIYERIISFADRTFSESVVNDLITPTVDNVLNRGRVGLVSLGFVLSLWAGSSAVSCFISSIVHAHDQHEVRNPVWQRIFALLLYIGFLCAAVPLLPLVALGPNYLHDIVPQSWDPIITTLIDVGYFPFVSVLLLGVLTTLYHLALPNPLPWHRLMGGAVLAGMVFWIASYILRIYLTAVTRADYSYGALATPIAFLLFAFFLGFAIVLGAEFNAAVQALWPAKASATTQVREWVNSQTSDITGQLRTLPDRLSSGPIRRSRPSSDRSPSDDRTEG; encoded by the coding sequence ATGCGGTCCGGCACCACATCCCGGCCCACCGCACCGCTACGGGGCAACACCCTGCCCGAGGGCCCCACGGCGGCTCCCACCGATCCGATCCGGGTCAGACGCCCGGCACCGGCGGAGTCGGCCGATCTGCCGATCGACGACCGCCGGCCGGCCGAGAATGATCGGCACGTCCCCTCACCACCTGCCCCCTCCGGTCATGCCCCGTCGCGGCCCGGGCACGATCAGCCGCTCGACCATCCCGACGACGACACCGAGCCCGGCGCCCGGCTCCCGGTCCTGCGCAACCTGCACCGGCTGGCATGGCGCACCACCGTCAACGCCTGGGATCACGGCATCGTCGGATGGTCGGCGCAGGCCGCGTTCTGGCAGGCCCTGTCGCTACCGCCGTTGCTGCTCGGGCTGCTTGGCAGCGTCGGCTACATCGCAGGCTGGTTCGGGCCGGACACCGTCGACGTCATCTACGAGCGCATCATCTCCTTCGCCGACCGGACCTTCTCCGAGAGCGTGGTCAACGACCTGATCACCCCGACCGTCGACAACGTACTCAACCGCGGCCGGGTGGGTCTGGTGTCGCTCGGCTTCGTGTTGTCGCTGTGGGCGGGGTCGTCGGCGGTGTCCTGCTTCATCTCCTCGATCGTGCATGCACACGATCAGCACGAAGTACGAAACCCGGTGTGGCAGCGCATCTTTGCTCTGTTGCTCTACATCGGGTTCCTGTGTGCGGCCGTCCCCCTGCTGCCGTTGGTGGCGCTGGGTCCCAACTACCTGCACGACATCGTCCCGCAGTCCTGGGATCCGATCATCACCACGCTGATCGACGTCGGCTACTTCCCGTTCGTGTCGGTTCTGCTGCTCGGGGTGCTGACGACCCTCTATCACCTCGCGTTACCCAACCCGCTGCCCTGGCACCGGCTGATGGGCGGCGCGGTGCTGGCCGGGATGGTGTTCTGGATCGCGAGCTACATCCTGCGCATCTATCTGACCGCCGTCACCCGCGCCGACTATTCCTACGGAGCGCTCGCCACGCCGATCGCCTTCCTGCTGTTCGCGTTCTTCCTCGGCTTCGCGATCGTGCTGGGGGCCGAGTTCAACGCCGCCGTGCAGGCGCTGTGGCCGGCCAAGGCGTCGGCGACCACGCAGGTCCGGGAGTGGGTGAACTCGCAGACCTCCGACATCACCGGGCAGTTGCGGACATTGCCCGACCGGCTCTCCTCGGGCCCCATCCGCCGCTCGCGCCCGTCATCGGATCGCTCGCCGTCCGACGACCGGACCGAGGGCTGA
- a CDS encoding DEAD/DEAH box helicase, with amino-acid sequence MSSGPPLRAWQRRALTKYLTRRPRDFLAVATPGAGKTTFGLRIARELLDDRTVDQITVVAPTEHLKHQWAQAAARVGIALDSRFSNSAGQTSSDFDGVAVTYAQVAAHPARHRVRTENRRTLVILDEIHHGGDAKSWGEAIREAFSDATRRLALTGTPFRSDDSPIPFVTYEPEPGGVQRSRADHTYGYADALADGVVRPVVFLAYSGQASWRTSAGEEFTARLGEPLSAEHTARAWRTALDPHGDWIPAVLTAAHTRLGQLRASGVPDAGGLVIATDQTTARDYAELLASITGKAPTIVLSDDPKSSSRIAEFATSDDEWMVAVRMVSEGVDVPRLAVGVYATSASTPLYFAQAIGRFVRSRRPGETASVFLPSVPVLLDLASQMEAERDHVLGKPHRESDGLDDALLEDANKQKDEPGEDEKGFQSLHADAELDQVIFDGSSFGTATFAGTEEESDYLGLPGLLDADQVRALLRRRQDDQVAARTTAAAGNKSDAGAGAQTPRSTGENLHALRKELNSLVAMHHHRTGKPHGMVHNELRTRLGGPPTAMASADQLRERINALREWR; translated from the coding sequence GTGTCCTCGGGCCCCCCGCTGCGTGCCTGGCAGCGCCGGGCGCTGACCAAGTACCTCACCCGCCGCCCGCGGGATTTTCTCGCGGTGGCGACACCCGGGGCCGGCAAGACCACCTTCGGTCTGCGGATCGCACGCGAGTTGCTCGACGATCGCACCGTCGACCAGATCACCGTGGTCGCGCCGACCGAACACCTCAAGCACCAGTGGGCGCAGGCCGCCGCCCGGGTCGGAATTGCCCTGGACTCGCGGTTCAGCAACTCCGCGGGCCAGACCAGCTCGGATTTCGACGGGGTCGCGGTCACCTATGCCCAGGTCGCCGCCCATCCCGCCCGGCACCGGGTGCGCACCGAGAACCGGCGCACGCTGGTCATCCTCGACGAGATCCACCACGGCGGCGACGCCAAGTCCTGGGGTGAGGCCATCCGCGAGGCGTTCTCCGACGCCACCCGACGCCTCGCCCTGACCGGTACCCCGTTCCGGTCCGACGACTCGCCGATTCCGTTCGTCACCTATGAGCCCGAACCGGGCGGCGTGCAACGCTCTCGCGCCGACCACACCTACGGGTATGCCGACGCGCTGGCCGACGGAGTCGTGCGGCCGGTGGTGTTCCTGGCGTACTCGGGGCAGGCGAGCTGGCGGACCAGCGCGGGCGAGGAGTTCACCGCCCGCCTCGGTGAGCCGTTGTCGGCCGAGCACACCGCCCGCGCCTGGCGGACCGCGCTCGACCCGCACGGTGACTGGATTCCGGCGGTCCTGACCGCGGCACACACCCGTCTGGGACAGCTCCGTGCCTCCGGTGTGCCCGATGCCGGTGGGCTGGTCATCGCCACCGACCAGACCACCGCGCGCGACTACGCCGAACTGCTGGCCTCGATCACCGGGAAGGCCCCGACGATCGTCCTGTCCGACGACCCGAAGTCGTCGTCGCGGATCGCCGAGTTCGCCACCTCCGACGACGAATGGATGGTCGCGGTTCGCATGGTGTCCGAGGGTGTCGACGTGCCCCGGCTCGCCGTCGGGGTGTACGCGACCAGCGCGTCGACTCCCTTGTATTTCGCTCAGGCGATCGGCCGGTTCGTGCGGTCACGGCGCCCGGGTGAGACGGCGAGCGTTTTTCTCCCATCGGTCCCGGTCCTGCTGGATCTGGCGAGTCAGATGGAGGCCGAGCGCGATCACGTGCTCGGCAAGCCGCATCGGGAGAGCGACGGCCTCGACGACGCGTTGCTCGAGGATGCGAACAAGCAGAAGGACGAACCCGGCGAGGACGAGAAGGGTTTTCAGTCACTGCACGCCGACGCCGAACTCGACCAGGTGATCTTCGACGGGTCGTCGTTCGGCACCGCCACCTTCGCCGGCACCGAGGAGGAGTCGGATTACCTGGGGTTGCCGGGGCTGCTCGACGCCGATCAGGTGCGGGCGCTGTTGCGTCGACGCCAGGACGATCAGGTCGCCGCGCGCACGACGGCAGCCGCCGGGAACAAATCCGATGCCGGCGCCGGGGCGCAGACTCCGCGCAGCACGGGGGAGAATCTGCATGCCCTGCGCAAGGAACTGAACAGTCTGGTCGCCATGCATCACCACCGCACCGGTAAACCGCACGGCATGGTGCACAACGAGTTGCGCACCCGCCTCGGTGGTCCGCCCACCGCGATGGCGAGCGCCGACCAGCTACGCGAGCGCATCAACGCGCTACGTGAGTGGCGCTAG
- a CDS encoding RNA polymerase sigma factor, with protein sequence MAATKTRHADAGIDENAVVETTADPSADAASDETSTQRPAKKAAKKAARKAPAKKAARKAPAKKAAKKVAAGPAGEPDGDVEDGPDSIDDIDAPDTELDDDVEIDDDLEVDDDNTDDATAEDADDEDEDNSVTVVAADTAKTATGKSAAAKETATPEKTAGDFVWDEEESEALRQARKDAELTASADSVRAYLKQIGKVALLNAEEEVELAKRIEAGLFATERLRRIMESGEKITTAQKRDLNWISRDGNRAKNHLLEANLRLVVSLAKRYTGRGMAFLDLIQEGNLGLIRAVEKFDYTKGYKFSTYATWWIRQAITRAMADQARTIRIPVHMVEVINKLGRIQRELLQDLGREPTPEELAKEMDITPEKVLEIQQYAREPISLDQTIGDEGDSQLGDFIEDSEAVVAVDAVSFTLLQDQLQSVLETLSEREAGVVRLRFGLTDGQPRTLDEIGQVYGVTRERIRQIESKTMSKLRHPSRSQVLRDYLD encoded by the coding sequence GTGGCAGCCACCAAGACCCGTCATGCGGACGCCGGGATCGACGAGAACGCCGTGGTCGAGACCACCGCGGATCCGTCGGCCGACGCCGCGAGCGACGAGACATCCACACAACGACCCGCCAAGAAGGCGGCGAAAAAGGCCGCCCGGAAGGCGCCGGCCAAGAAGGCCGCTCGGAAGGCACCCGCCAAGAAGGCGGCGAAGAAGGTTGCCGCGGGTCCGGCCGGCGAACCCGACGGTGACGTCGAGGACGGCCCGGACTCGATCGACGACATCGACGCCCCCGACACCGAACTCGACGACGACGTGGAGATCGACGACGACCTCGAGGTCGACGACGATAACACCGACGACGCCACCGCCGAGGACGCCGACGACGAGGACGAGGACAACTCGGTCACCGTCGTCGCCGCCGATACGGCCAAGACCGCCACGGGCAAGTCCGCGGCCGCCAAGGAGACCGCCACACCGGAGAAGACGGCCGGTGACTTCGTCTGGGACGAAGAGGAGTCCGAGGCGCTGCGGCAGGCCCGCAAGGACGCCGAACTCACCGCCTCCGCCGACTCGGTGCGCGCCTATCTCAAGCAGATCGGCAAGGTCGCACTGCTCAACGCCGAGGAAGAGGTCGAGCTCGCCAAGCGCATCGAGGCCGGCCTGTTCGCGACGGAACGGCTGCGCCGCATCATGGAGTCCGGCGAGAAGATCACCACGGCCCAGAAGCGCGACCTCAACTGGATCTCCCGCGACGGCAACCGCGCGAAGAACCATCTGCTCGAGGCCAACCTACGACTGGTGGTCTCGCTGGCCAAGCGCTACACCGGCCGCGGTATGGCGTTCCTGGATCTGATCCAGGAGGGCAATCTCGGTCTGATCCGCGCGGTCGAGAAGTTCGACTACACCAAGGGTTACAAGTTCTCCACGTACGCCACCTGGTGGATCCGGCAGGCGATCACCCGCGCCATGGCCGACCAGGCGCGCACGATCCGCATCCCCGTCCATATGGTCGAGGTGATCAACAAGCTGGGCCGCATCCAGCGTGAACTGCTCCAGGATCTGGGTCGCGAACCCACCCCGGAGGAGCTCGCGAAGGAGATGGACATCACTCCGGAGAAGGTGCTGGAGATCCAGCAGTACGCTCGGGAACCCATCTCGCTGGACCAGACCATCGGCGACGAGGGTGACAGCCAGCTCGGAGACTTCATCGAGGACTCCGAGGCCGTGGTCGCCGTGGACGCGGTGAGCTTCACCCTGCTCCAGGATCAGCTGCAGTCGGTACTCGAGACCCTGTCCGAGCGGGAGGCCGGCGTGGTCCGGTTGCGTTTCGGCCTGACCGATGGTCAGCCGCGAACCCTCGACGAAATCGGTCAGGTCTACGGCGTCACCCGCGAGCGCATCCGGCAGATCGAGTCCAAGACGATGTCGAAGCTGCGCCACCCGTCGCGGTCGCAGGTCCTGCGCGACTATCTGGACTGA
- the ppgK gene encoding polyphosphate--glucose phosphotransferase, translating into MTESASATSAPEGSGTADIPDTGSTSTHLAFGVDVGGSGIKGGVVDLDTGELVGERFKVLTPRPATPDAVAGGVAEVVGHFGWTGPVGITLPGVITDGVMRTAANVDKSWIGTDVYALFSERLGGRQVSVLNDADAAGMAEDAHGAGRGVDGVVMLLTFGTGIGSAILINGTLVPNTELGHMHIGKKEAEHQASSRIKEEKGWSYEKWTEKVSEVLSTYEALFWPKLFIAGGGISRKSDKWIPLLTNSTPVVPATLLNTAGIVGAAMAVSRGLKT; encoded by the coding sequence ATGACCGAGTCAGCGTCAGCCACGTCAGCACCAGAGGGGTCGGGAACCGCCGACATCCCCGACACCGGTTCCACGTCAACGCATCTCGCCTTCGGTGTGGACGTCGGCGGGTCCGGCATCAAGGGTGGGGTGGTCGATCTCGACACCGGTGAACTGGTCGGCGAACGATTCAAGGTGCTGACTCCTCGACCGGCGACGCCGGATGCGGTCGCCGGAGGCGTCGCCGAGGTGGTCGGTCACTTCGGCTGGACCGGACCGGTCGGGATCACGCTGCCCGGGGTCATCACCGACGGCGTGATGCGCACGGCGGCCAACGTCGACAAGTCCTGGATCGGAACCGATGTGTACGCCTTGTTCAGCGAGCGTCTCGGCGGTCGTCAGGTGTCGGTGCTCAACGACGCCGATGCGGCCGGCATGGCCGAGGACGCGCACGGCGCCGGCCGCGGCGTCGACGGCGTGGTGATGCTCCTGACCTTCGGGACGGGCATCGGGTCGGCGATCCTGATCAACGGGACCCTGGTGCCCAATACCGAGCTCGGGCACATGCACATCGGCAAGAAGGAGGCCGAGCACCAGGCGTCGTCGCGGATCAAAGAGGAGAAGGGATGGTCGTATGAGAAGTGGACCGAGAAGGTCTCCGAGGTCCTGTCCACCTACGAGGCGTTGTTCTGGCCCAAGTTGTTCATCGCCGGGGGCGGCATCAGCCGCAAGTCCGACAAGTGGATTCCGCTGCTGACCAACTCGACGCCGGTCGTACCCGCGACCCTGCTCAACACCGCGGGCATCGTCGGCGCCGCGATGGCCGTGTCCCGCGGCTTGAAGACGTGA